A genome region from Gossypium hirsutum isolate 1008001.06 chromosome A04, Gossypium_hirsutum_v2.1, whole genome shotgun sequence includes the following:
- the LOC107949241 gene encoding uncharacterized protein At3g28850 produces MKGFKGRLLKKLKFIPAIKSLRKSFAFHPYHKHPFSNHNRHSQPVYKDQDCKISIHIPDPVIHSKDQKGKGSDLDQFDVGHQDNNKPAPKIEFKETATKEGHSQLPIASNAFDKLETVKIHSPLKDFEEKCPPGGEDAVVLYTTSLRGIRKTFEDCNAIRYLLSSFRILVHERDVSMDLEFREELWRLFGEKVIPPKLFIKGRYIGGADEVIGLHEEGKLKKLFEGIPSNIPCSECANMRFLVCPNCDGSRKVFAETDDDDEMCLKCPDCNENGLVKCAACC; encoded by the coding sequence ATGAAAGGCTTCAAGGGAAGATTGCTGAAGAAACTCAAATTCATACCTGCTATCAAGTCTTTGAGAAAAAGCTTTGCCTTCCACCCATATCACAAACACCCTTTCTCCAATCATAATCGCCACAGTCAACCAGTTTACAAAGACCAAGACTGCAAAATCAGCATTCATATCCCTGACCCAGTTATTCATTCTAAAGATCAAAAGGGTAAAGGAAGTGATTTGGATCAATTTGATGTTGGCCACCAGGATAATAACAAGCCTGCACCTAAGATTGAGTTCAAAGAGACTGCCACTAAAGAGGGTCATTCTCAGCTTCCAATCGCCTCAAACGCCTTTGACAAACTTGAAACTGTGAAGATTCATTCACCCTTGAAAGATTTCGAAGAGAAATGTCCACCAGGTGGGGAAGATGCAGTGGTTTTATACACAACAAGCTTGAGAGggattaggaaaacatttgaagaTTGCAACGCTATCAGATATCTTCTGAGCAGTTTCAGGATATTGGTCCATGAAAGAGATGTCTCAATGGACTTGGAGTTCAGGGAAGAACTCTGGAGGTTATTTGGTGAAAAAGTAATCCCTCCAAAGCTGTTCATAAAAGGAAGATACATAGGAGGAGCTGATGAAGTCATTGGACTCCATGAGGAAGGAAAGCTTAAGAAACTCTTCGAAGGGATACCTTCAAATATCCCTTGCAGTGAGTGTGCCAATATGCGGTTCTTGGTTTGCCCCAACTGCGATGGCAGCCGCAAGGTTTTTGCAGAAACGGATGATGACGATGAGATGTGCTTGAAATGCCCTGATTGCAATGAGAATGGGTTGGTTAAATGCGCTGCTTGCTGCTGA